GCCTACTCTCTGCTCTACCAGATTGCGTCTGGTGCCGTGTTCGGCCCCAACCAGCCAGTCTACCTCCACCTTCTTGATATCGCCCCTATGATGGGAGTCCTTGAAGGTGTGGTCATGGAACTGGCTGACTGTGCCCTGCCTCTTCTCGCTGGTGTTCTGCCAACAGCTAAACCTGAGGAAGCATTCAAAGATGTTGTTGCTGCATTCCTCGTTGGTGCCATGCCCAGGAAAGAGGGTATGGAAAGGAAAGATCTCCTTGCCGCCAATGTTCGCATTTTCAAGGAACAGGGTCAAGCCCTTGACAAAGTTGCCCGCAAGGATGTGAAAGTCCTGGTTGTTGGAAACCCAGCTAACACAAATGCTCTTATTTGCTCTAAGTATGCTCCATCCATTCCTAAAGAGAACTTCACAGCTATGACTCGCCTTGACCAGAACCGAGCCCAGTCTCAGTTGGCAGCTAAAATTGGTGTTCCTGTACAGAATGTAAAGAATGTTATTATTTGGGGTAACCACTCATCTACCCAGTTCCCAGATGCATCCAATGCAGTTGTGACTGTTGGTGGTGCTCAGAAACCTGTGCCTGCAGCTATCAATGATGATGCTTACTTGAAATCTACCTTCGTCACAACAGTTCAGAAGCGTGGAGCTGCCGTTATCGCCGCAAGAAAAATGTCTTCTGCTTTGTCTGCCGCGAAAGCCGCATCTGACCACATGAGGGATTGGTTCTTGGGTAGTGGCGACCGTTGGGTGAGCATGGGTGTTGTCTCCGACGGATCATATGGTACCCCCCGTGATGTCGTATTTTCGTTCCCTGTCACAACCGCCAATGGCAAATGGAAGATCGTACAAGGCCTGACCATCAATGACTTCGCTCGCCAAATGCTCGATGCTACGGGCAAGGAACTGGCCGAAGAAAAACAAGAGGCCATGGACGTTTGCAAAGATTGATCTAGCACATAGAGTAATAAGCAATATAGATTAGTTTATACATTATGTACGATCTGTAGCCGCTCATTAATTACAGTTATCACAGAACGGCTTCATTGTGATCAACATAGCTATTAGTTTCGAAGGTCGCACGTAATAACTTATCTGTCCAATCTGTCATATCATCTGACTGCAAAAATTTGCTTTAATTAGGCATTTCTTTTATGGTTTTGAATatactgttttttattttcatatttcaaagcatttatattatataaatttcgtaatatttttgagacttttattttatttttctggttcatattttttgaataattagaTATTACATAAGTCTATTCTGTTATCATGTTTTCTGTTAGTTGTAAATTGATAACACACTGAACCATTGCTTGATGAAGGTCActgtaaataaagattattattattttatgttatgttttatgtttaattatctCATCAGCGGTATTTTGTAGTATCAGCCCCCATATGATaggtatcattttttttaattagacaaTCGTTAAGTTATTCTCAATTGATTAGACTACAATTGACTGCAATCGAATAGAATTGAAACACTAGGTCTCAAGGTTGAAATGAGACAATGacatacaattattatgaacTCAATTTTTAGGGACCTTGTATAGTTTACTTTCTATAATGTACAGTAGCTAATGTTTCgttcatttattattacaagGTACATTTTATTAGTAATGTAACAAAATTGTAGATTTCGTTTTAGCATATAAACcatatagttttattatttactaatgttataaaactgaaaagttGTTTGCATGAACACGCTAATTTCTAGAGAAGTGagagaaattctttcagtatttgatagctcatttatcaaggaaggcttcAAGTTGGTGCGGAGAGTAaatccctcgggacgcgggtaacactgcggggaacagctagtcaCTTACCTATATTGTGTAAAATACTACATATCATAATACAATCTTCGAGTTTAATCAATGTGCCTGTTCGGAATGTTGTTTTTCATCGTTATGATAATCTAGATTATAGAAATGAATCTGCAGTTTTATTggaatgataaataaaataagtggaAAGATATAATAGTTAATAGTCGATTATCCATTGTTTATCGATATCTACATATAATGCAGGATACTCATAAGAGATTATATTGTTTatgaacaatattttctttatcagGTTAGTGGAGCAGTGTTTACGATATATGTTTTATAGTTAAAACACACTTCATAAAAAGATCTATTATCTCTAGTAGAGTAACTAGGGTAGGTATTCAGTTGGTGACAAAGCCATATTGTATTTAGCTTTGTTTCGCGGTTTGATATGCCCGTGGCCTATGACCCATGCTTCGGTAGCTAAGGCTATGGGTGATAGCGTCATGCTGAAATTCTTCCTGACATGTTCTATTAAAATGCACTGTTGATGTATCCAAGATGCAACTTTAAAGTTAATTGCAAAGTATAAGTACTTAGTACTTACATACTTTCGGTAGGTACAGTTGCTCAAAACATAATTTCAGTAAAAGTGGTGGTGAAGACAACTAACTTGCCTACCTACCGATCCCACCGGAACAACTGGATCCCACTGAACAACAACATTCCACTGGATCTATATTTGAAATGAATTCTACTAAGaacatcttaaaatatttattaggtgTGCCTTAAAATTCTGAAAAACAACGTACCTAATATAAAATCTTCCAATGCATTGTATAATGATACATACGTATTGGATGGTGATAATAGGGTGGAATGTTATGTTCGtcataacaaacaaatgatATCACTATCAgtagaaaacataaaatatgttaacTGAACTAGCTATCTGCAATGGTTTACATGGAGTAAATTGGAGTAACATGTTGATAGCAGCGCCACTTAGTCTGTATTTTGATTTAGATCGTGGTTATAAGTAAGAAAACCTACAAGTACCATGGACAAGTAAGTTGTATAAATTAGAGGATGCTGAAGAACGGCGTCCAATGAGAGAAGCTGTATTAGGTACTATTGGATAAATGGGTTGATTTACTAAACAATATTGAGTTCTTTCATAAGTATTTGTTAAGGTTCTGGACAAACTAAGCAACATCATAAATTTGTTTCGTATAAGTTTAACTGAGTTCTGACACGGTTATATTtgttaataagtaggtattaggtacctatctacttgAGTGTCTAGCAAGGAGGTCGCTAGCGTCATCAGTTGTACTTATAGGTCATCGATATCTTGCCTTGAACTTGAACTATGATGAATAACTGGtatgaaataggtaggtactttttgtacttaatacttaaaaagtaaggaaaatacaataattttcaaaagttgACCGACTTGATAGAATAATATTGATAGGTGGTTAAGTATTATACTTAGTAGGTATGATCAAATTATTCCAAATCCGATTCTACTTTAGGTCGCTTGCTTGATTTGGTGCCTACCTACACAGAATCCAAGGTAGGTACTAATGATCCATACATAGGTACCTTCCTAATTCAAGGgcaaaaaggaaataaacacTAAGGAGTATGGTTTTTGAATTTCACTGAAAAATTACGTTACGTTTTAGTTTATTGAAGTTCCTTCCCTAATTATTATAGCAAGCAAAGACTTTCAGGCAACTCAGTGATCTGGCTGCACTAGGTACCTATGGTACGCTGTGAGAAGtaaatctttgtttatttatcaagTCTCAATTCTTTGTACATAACGTCCCCGGAGACCCCTTAAATAATTAGCGGCaacataaatacttaatcatataatatacttaggtaataaCAGCGAAATCCAGTAGGTCCCGTTTTGCCCTTTGGGTACGCTAAAAATCATGTTGGTAGTTATGGTtcaaaaagttatatttcaacttatttagttttatttttttttatttagtttatggTAAGTAGTGCCTTTGTTTGACTATGATTTCTACCTGTCAAAATTTTTAAGAAAAGCGcgggaaaagaaaaataaaattagtgtagttgataaattaaattattattgctcTTTCATCGTCTCTTCTCTCCGTCTCCTGTGGTAAGTTGTATAAaaagtacttatgtatatttaataatggcttgtgtttaaacaccgcccaaaaagtaggtacctacctacttacgtaTTTCGCAACCAAACAATTCTAAACGGTGACCAAAATGGATTAAtcgtcaccaaataacgtttcctaaaatattatgtaataaatccattttttcctattattgtcttgcataaaaatatatggacgccttaaaaatacaattagaCTAAATATTATATATGGTCACTACTTAGCTGTTACCAATTACCTATGTAATACCATGATTtctaatttgataatttttactAGGCTAAAAAAGCTaccgatcgctagaatatttcccaaataccaattaggtaatataggtactagggttcccaaatgtacgtcgcttatttattgttatatgaatttgggtgtaactcagtacgtttaaaatgtaagcacgaaacatgcagcaagcatggcttctgtcacggctcccgCGCTGCGGGGCGctggcggtcccatgcgagcttatcgtcgcagatggttttcacgctcaccacgcgcctcagctcgcaggccgcctcgcccctccgcgcctacgcggttttgaattgcactctaggggtagggcagacaagactacaactattattatttttggtagtaatattaatctttgagttggatagaatttggtgaccgtTGATCCATTTtaggaaccaaaaataatatttgtgcaaGGTTTgtgatttttctgatgttatttcatttattttggatCATAATTTGGATCGTTTAGGGCCCTCATAATAAAGTCAATtgattttttttggagttgtttattttatttggtgcctaggcctagagtcttaaaaatatttttggtggccgtctaaattataccctttaATAATGTCCTACGCCTTATGTCTCTCTCACGTTTCCTTGTTGGTACTTGCCTACCTAGTTTACGACCTCCTAGTAGCCCATTATCTCACTTTCAGCACGTGTAACTAGGTACCTAGAAGGAAATACCAAAAACTCTTTAGAATAAATATGAAGATAAGATCTAGAGGCACTTAacaataattaggtacctagatGGTAATAAGCGGCCGTATCGAAGCATTTCCATAGGTTACCTTTGTATACCTAACCGGAATGTTAAATTATTATCCAATTATCGTATcgataatgtaggtaggtacaaactatttaaataaataaaaaaacaatcaatcaatttatttcgGAGTGGTGAGGCGATTTCAATTTTTCATGAGTAATCCCAGGAAACGCGTGAGATTTCAATCATCTGAATCATCTCTAGGtactaaaatgttattaaaattaatgtgtgattaattttactgttgagaagctacacAATTTTGGGTGGCATGGGCTATATTCGCAGATATATGTGCATCACcgcttgtaaaaaaaatgtatttttttatgtcgctTTTTGatctttatattatgttattgttAACTACATGGTCTACGCCTGATGTGGATTCCTATAAGTGAGGCATGGttgtgtttgtatatttttatgaataaagttgtgtatttcttgttggaattcctaataaaataaatacaatattttatccgggtaggtacgggcagtagttttcCTGGTATGTGGGTGAAAACGCGGGAAGTATCGAGTTCATAATTGTTTTCATCTTGTTCGCGAACTGCTATTGCAAGAATATTCCTTAAACAATATTCAACCTGCGTgtttaaatcttaaaattatgatttccATCTTTTACAGCTATGCCTTCATGATTCATGATTCGTGTCCTGCAGATCCAAAAGGTATGTACAGTATTTCTATCGTACATTCACCTACTttcatattataaacaaaaaaaagataatttaacTCAAGGAAATGTTCTGTTAAGCCGGAATCGACCTAGAAGTAGCTTTATTAGAACTATGCTTAGGTATCGATTAGTTCCTAGATAGATagtattttgaagaaaataacatatttaggtattttttgcaaacttaCGAGATACATTagtaaaattacaacaaaagtaaaaacaaacagtaacaGTAGACAGAAAATCAAATATGACTCAAATTATCTACTTATCATTGCGTGGGttcgttagactggaagccgatcccaacagtTGGGCGAAGACTCTGGATATGATGAGGAGACTTATATATTGGCAATACCAAACAATACGATCCCCGTTgctgtaggtacataggtacttatgcaCGACTTGGTGGCATCAGGATATTCCCTTCAGATTCGTCCTTCAATAGAAAATCAAAGACAAGTTTTCAGAATACCAATAAGTAGGATAGGCTCTTCTCTTCCCAGTGGACTTTGGGAGCTTTCTTTACGAACAAAATTATTACGGGGCTACGGAGAGGTAGCCTTTAATAATATGCTTTTGCTcattttttatggtttttgaaccagctgtcaatttttttggtttcattcataattttaatacctaGGTGGGTACATAGCATTAAACATGTAGGTAAGCAAAAATGCAATGTctgattaagaaaaaataaaaaagtgcatTTCAGTGCATAGATAATGACCAGAAGATAAACATGCTAGGTACTTCCAAAATAATCAGTTGAAGTCACCACCAAAAATAGATCATGGTTTTTTTCGATACCTTTGGAATCATGACTATTTTAACGCGGGTCAACACCCCCAAATAATCTAGAAATCAATGTTCAAAATCTTTCTTCGTGAATCAAATGACGCAGCATATTGATTAGATTAGCCggcataattaaaaagtaaatg
This genomic window from Helicoverpa armigera isolate CAAS_96S chromosome 13, ASM3070526v1, whole genome shotgun sequence contains:
- the Mdh1 gene encoding malate dehydrogenase, cytoplasmic, producing MAEPIRVVVTGAAGQIAYSLLYQIASGAVFGPNQPVYLHLLDIAPMMGVLEGVVMELADCALPLLAGVLPTAKPEEAFKDVVAAFLVGAMPRKEGMERKDLLAANVRIFKEQGQALDKVARKDVKVLVVGNPANTNALICSKYAPSIPKENFTAMTRLDQNRAQSQLAAKIGVPVQNVKNVIIWGNHSSTQFPDASNAVVTVGGAQKPVPAAINDDAYLKSTFVTTVQKRGAAVIAARKMSSALSAAKAASDHMRDWFLGSGDRWVSMGVVSDGSYGTPRDVVFSFPVTTANGKWKIVQGLTINDFARQMLDATGKELAEEKQEAMDVCKD